The Rathayibacter caricis DSM 15933 genomic sequence GTCGCCGACGACGACCTCGGTCTCGGTCATCCGCGTGATGCCGCCCGTGTCGGCCGTGTCGACGAGGCGCACGTTCGGCCGGTTGAAGGTGGGCAGGTAGGTGTCGCTGAAGCCCGGGCGCTTGCACATGTAGCGGTACCAGGGCTTGAGCGCCTCGGCGGTCGCGGGATCCTCGACGACGGAGTCGACGCGGGCGCGGAGGCGGTCCATCGTGTCGAGGTCGGCCAGCTCGTCGCGCAGCTCGCGCTCCTCGGGCGGCAGCGACGTGTCGACCGCACCCGAGAGGATCTGCCGCTGCAGCTCGACCGTCTTCGTCCAGCCGTCCTGCACGAGCGACTCGTCCACCGGCTCGCCGGCGAGCACCGCGAGGAAGTTCTCCATCCGCTCGCGCTGCCAGCCCGGGCGCAGCGACGCGGCCCACTCGGGATCCGTCGGCCGGTTGTCGCGGACGTCGACCGTGGACGGCGTGCGCTGGAACACGATCAGCTCCCGGGCGTCCTCGCCGACGTGCGGGATCACCTGGAGGCCGGTCGCGCCGGTGCCGACGACGGCGACGCGCTTGTCGGCGAGGCCGGTCAGGCCGCCGTCGGGCGTGCCGCCGGTGTAGCCGTAGTCCCAGCGCGAGGTGTGGAAGGTGTGGCCGCGGAAGGTCTCGATGCCCGGGATCCCGGGGAGCTTGGGCTGCGTGAGGGTGCCGGAGGAGGTGACCACGAACCGCGCGCGGAACCGGTCGCCGCGGTCGGTCTCGACGAGCCACTCCTCCGCCTCCTCGTCCCAGGTGAGCGCCGTGGCGCGGGTCTGGAAGAGCGTGTCGCGGTACAGGCCGTACTGCTCGGCGATCGCGACCGCGTGCCGGCGGATCTCCTCCCCCGGCGCGTACCGCTCGGACGGCATCCCGCCGACCTCCTCGAGCAGCGGGAGGTAGACGGACGACTCGATGTCGCAGCGCACCCCCGGGTAGCGGTTCCAGTACCAGGTGCCGCCGACGTCGCCGGCCTCGTCCATCAGGCGGAGGGAGTCGACGCCCGCCTCGCGCAGGCGGGAGGCGGTGAGCAGTCCGCCGAAGCCGGCACCGATCACGAGCGCCTCGACCCGGTCGGTCTTCGGCTCGCGCTCGGTGCGCTCGGTGTACGGGTCCTTCGCGTAGTAGCCGAACTCGCCCGCCGCGCGGCGGTACTGCGTCGCGGCATCGGGGCGGGCGCGGCGGTCGCGCTCGGCGCGGTACTTCGCGCGGGCGGCCTCGAGGCGGCGCCGGTCGTCGGCGGCGAGGGTCTCGGTCGGGATGGTGTCGGTCATGGGCGTCTCGCTCTCGTCACGCGGATCGACGCGGCGGCGGAGCCCGGTGGCGGGACGACGGCGGGAGGTCCCGCGAGCGCCGACACGACTCCGGATCGGTTCGAGGACGACGACGCGTCCTCGTCGAAAAGGTTAGCTTCGATCTAAGTGATTGCCCTGGGCATCGCCTGAGACCTACGGTGGGCGGATGGATCCCCGTGCCCGCGTCGTCTCGGACATCGAGGCGCTCTCGATCGCGATCACCGTGCGCTCGATCCCGCGCGTCCTCGCTCCGCTGCTGACGACCGAGCTCACGATCCAGCAGCTGAAGGCCCTGTCGGTGATCGTCACCACCGAGGAGGGGGCGACCGGCGCCGGCCTGGCCCAGAGCTTCGGGGTCTCGATGCCGTCGATGTCGAAACTCGTGGACCGGCTCGTCTCGCAGGACCTCGTCGCGCGCGAGACGGACCGGCTGGATCAGCGCGTCCGGCGGATCCACGCCACCAACCTCGGCCGCGCCGTGGTCCGCGAGCTGATGGCCGCCCGCCCCGAACTCGGCGAGGACGTGCTGTCGCGCCTGTCGCTCGACGAGCTCGAGGCGCTCGAGACCGGGCTGCGCGCGATCAGCCGCGAGCTGCGGAACGCCCGCGACTGATCGCGCCGACTACTACTGCACCGACCAGCCGCCGTCGGAGGCGAGGATCACGCCGTTGACGTTCGCGGAGTCGTCGCTGAGCAGCCAGGTGATCGACGCGGCCATCGTGTCGGCCTCGACCACCGGCGGGATCAGGGCCATGAACGGAGCGAGGCGCTCGCGCGCGAAGTCGGACGACATCGCGCCGTCCATCGCCGTGGCCGTCGGCCCGGGAGCCACAGCGTTCGTCCGGACGCCGGACGGGCCGTAGAGGAACGCCGCCGACTTCGTGATGCCGACGACCGCGTGCTTGGACGCCGTGTAGGCGGTGCCGGCCGCGTTGCCGCGCAGCGACGCCTCCGAGGCGATGTTGACGATCGCCCCGCGACCGGCGGCGAGCATCGCCGGCAGCACAGCGCGGCTCAGCGCGAAGGTGCCGTCGACGTTCACCGAGAACACCCGGCGCCAGAGCGCGTCCTCCGCCTCGTGCAGCGGAGTCATGGCGTCCATGATCCCGGCGATGTTCGCGAGGCCGTCGATCCGCTCGCCCGCCGCGGACACGATCGAGGCGACGCCCTCGGACGAGGTGATGTCGGCGACGACCGTCACGACCGAGCCCTCCGGCGACGCCGCGGCGAGGGCCTCGACGCCGGTCGGCACGACGTCGACCGCGATCACGCGGGCGCCCTCGCGCACCAGGCGGCGGGCGGTCGCCCGGCCGATGCCGGAGCCCGCGCCGGTGACGACGACCGTCTTGCCGGTGAACCGGCCGGAGCCGTCCTGCGACTCCTCCTCCGTCTCCTCGGGCGGGATCACTCCGCCGTTCGCCTGCTTCACGAGCGTGTCGACGAGCTCCTGCGGGAACACGCCACCGCCCAGCTCGACCATCGCGCGCAGCGACAGTCTCGCCGCGGGGCGCAGCGCCTCCTCCGTCTGGCCGCCCTGGGCGAGGATCCCGCGGAGGATCGGACCGCCGACGGCGTCGTCGAGCCACTCCTGCAGCGTGTTCTTGGAGGTGAGGGTCATGGGGTCTCCTTCGATCGGGGGTGATAGTGAATATCCCACCTGAGACTGAGTCTCACCCGCATATCCCCTCCGTCGGCCTCGCCGCTCCGAAGCACTCCTGGCGGGCGCTCCGGCCCGCCGCCTCCGGAAGGACCCCGCATGCCCATCCCCGCCGTCGACTACGCCCACATCCGCCTCACCGTCCGCGACATCGCCGTCTCGCGCGCGTTCTACGACTCCGTCTTCGGCTTCGACATCGCCTTCGAGGCGCCGCCCGCCGATGCGCCCGCCGAGGTGCAGGAGCAGCTGGCCTTCCTCTTCGGCGGAGTGATCTACTCCTTCCCCGGCGGACTGCTGGGCCTGCGCCCCGTGGCCGCGGCGGGCGACCGCTTCGACGAGGACCGCGTAGGGCTGGACCACCTCAGCTTCACCGTCGCCGGGCCGGACGAGCTGCGGGCCTCCGTCGCCGTCCTCGACGAGCTCGGCATCGCGCACGAGCCCGTCAAGGACACCGGGCCGCTGAGCATCCTCGAGTTCCGCGACCCCGACGGCATCGCGCTCGAGATCTCGGCCGCGAACTGAGCCGGGCCGGGGAGCCGGGACGCCACCGGCTCCTAGGCTGACCGCATGACCGCACCGCTCCGCGACCGCACCCGCGCCCTGCTGCGGGCGGAACTCGCCGACGCGGTGCTCGCCGTGTTCCTCGAACGCGGCTACTCCGCGGTGACGGTGGAGGAGGCCGCGCGCGAGGCCGGCGTCTCGCGTGCGACCTTCTTCCGCTACTTCCGCAGCAAGGAGGACGTGGTCGTGGCCGCCGTCGACGGCGACCGGGTCGACTACGCGGCACCGGTGCTCGCGCTGCCCGCCGGGGCCGCACTGTCCGGCTGGGAGCTGGTGCGCGCCTCCGTGGAGCCGGTCGTCGCCGTCGCGACCCGCGCGCCCGACGTCTACCGGGCGCGGCTGCGGCTGATCTCGAGCGAGTTCGCGCTGAAGGCGCGCCTGCGCGAGCGCCGGGCCGAGGGAGCCGAGGCGCTGGCCGACGCGCTCGTCGCGCGGGGCGTCGTGCCGCTCACCGCGCGAGTGCTGGCCGCCGCCGGCCTCGCCGCGGTCGACGTGGTGTGGGAGGAGTGGGCCGCGCACGAGGACGCCGACTTCCGCACGATGGTCGACGAGGCGTTCGCGCGGCTGACCAGCGGAGGGTGACCCGGCCGCCTCCGACGGACCACACTGATGGCATGACCGCGACGTCGATGATCGACCCCTCCGTCCCTCCCTCCGGCGCGGGCTGCGTCGAGTGCGACCGCACCGGAGCGTGGTGGGTGCACCTGCGCCGCTGCGCGCTCTGCGGGCACATCGGCTGCTGCGACGACTCGCCGAACCGCCACGCGACCGCGCACTACGAGACGACCGGGCACGCGGTCATCCGCAGCTTCGAGCCCGGCGAGGACTGGTTCTGGGACTACCGCACCGGCGACTACGCCGACGGGCCCCGCCTCGCCGACCCGCAGGAGCACCCGCTCGACCAGACCGCGCCCGGCCCGGCGGACAGGCTGCCGGCGGACTGGCGCGAGCAGCTGGACGCCGGGCGCTAGCGGCGACGAAGGCGCTCCGCCGAGCCGGGACTCCGTGTCGCTCCGGCGGGAATCGACGGGCGGCCCGGCGTCGTCCGGCGATACGCTCGTGCTCGACGCCTCGATCTCAGGGGCTGAGCCGACACCCCGTCCTCCTCGACGATCCGGGACCGCAGTGGGTCCGACTCCTCTCCACTGCGGCACCGAGCCCTCGCCCAGACAGCCCGGAAGGCCCGCCACCTCATGGACGACTCCCGCCGCCCCCTCGCCGGGCTCTCCCGCCGCACGATGCTCACCGGATCGATCGCCGGAGTCGGCACCGCCCTGGCGTACGCCTCCCCCGCCGCCGCGGCGGCCGATCCTGCCGAACCGACCGCGCCCGGAGCGGGGACGTACGAGAACGGGTCGCCGCACATCACGACCACCGGTACCTGGACGACGCTCTCCTCCCCGGCCGACAGTGGAGGAAGCATCAGCTACTCCACCTCGACCCGCGCCTCCGCAGCCCTCACCTTCACCGGCACCTCCGTCAGCTGGATCAGCCGCAGAACCCCCTCCTCCGGCACCAACGAGGTCTGGATCGACGACGAACTCGTCGCCACCGTGGACCGCTACAGCCCCGCCACCCGCGCGAAGCAGACCGTGTGGAGCAGCGGCACCCTCCCCGCCGGCACCCACACCATCACCCTCAAGCGCGGCTCCACCAAGAACCCCGCCGCCACCGGATCCACGATCATCCTCGACGCCTTCGTCGTCACCGACACCCCCGAGCCGACGACTCCGCCCGGAGCGGGGACGTACGAGCACGGGTCGCCGCACATCACGACCACCGGCTCCTGGACGACGCTCTCCTCCCCGGCCGACAGTGGAGGAAGCATCAGCTACTCCACTTCGACCGGCGCCTCGGCGGCGCTCACGTTCACCGGCACCTCCGTCAGCTGGATCAGCCGCAGGACCCCCTCCTCCGGCACCAACGAGGTCTGGATCGACGACGAACTCGTCGCCACCGTGGACCGCTACAGCCCCGCCACCCGCGCGAAGCAGACCGTGTGGAGCAGCGGCACCCTCCCCGCCGGCACCCACACCATCACCCTCAAGCGCGGCTCCACCAAGAACCCCGCCGCCACCGGGTCCACGATCATCCTCGACGCCTTCGTCGTCGACGACACCCCCGCGCCCCCGCAGACCCCGGTCCCTGCGCCGATCGCCGACTGGTCGTTCACCGAGAGCGCGGCACCCTACGCGTCAGCGGTGGCGGGCGCGCCCGCGCTCCTCCAGGGCGCGAGCTCGACCGCGACGCGGATCTCGACGCCCTTCGGCGGCGGAGTGCGATTCAACGGCACCGCCGACTTCCTCGTGGTCCCGAAATCGGACATCGGTGTGCTCAACGTCGGCGCCTCGACCGGCGCGGTGACGGTCGCCGCCTGGGTGCTCAGCACCGACTCCAACAACGCCAACATCGCCGGGATCTGGGAGGAGTCGGCCGTCGGCCCCCTGCGCTCCTACGCCCTCTTCAACGACCTCCCCGATTACGGCGGCGACGACATGGTCTGCATGGAGGTGTCGAAGCAGGGCGGTCCGACTCCCGGTTACCCGTTCTCGATCGACTACTCGTCCGAACCGCGGAAGATGACGCGCGGGGTGTGGGAGCTGCACGTCGGCACCTACGACGGCGAACTCGCGATCGCCTACCTGAACGGCGAGTCGACCTCCTACCCGAGCTACACCGACAAGCAGGGCGCGACCTACGCGAAGAACCCGTACGTCTACCCCGACGGCCTCAACGCGGCTCCCGGCGACTTCATGGTCGGCGCGGTCGGCCGCGACGGCAAGCTGATCAACCTGCACAAGGGCAGCATCGCGCGTCTGCGCGTCTGGGACCGGGCCCTCACGGCCGACGAGGTGCGCGCCCTGCACGCGGCGGAGCGGGCCGACCTGGGGTAGCACCCACTCCTCGAGAATCGTCGTACTCGAGCTCGAGTACGACGATTCTCGAGGACTGGAGCGGCCCGAGGTGGCACGCTCGACGCATGAGCGCGCAGAAGACCGGCCCCACCGACGCGAGCGTCGACGAGTTCCTCGCCGCGGCCGTTCCGGCACGCCGCCGAGAGGACGGAGTCGCGCTCGCCGCGCTCTTCCGCGAGGTCACGGGTGCGGAGCCGGTGATGTGGGGGCCGTCGATGGTCGGCTTCGGCAGCTACCGCTACGTGTCCCCCTCCGATCCGCGCCGCACCGGCGTCTGGCCGAAGACGGCGTTCTCGCCGCGCAAGGCGCAGCTCTCGCTCTACGGCCTCAAGGACCTGCCCGAGGGAGCCTCGCTGCTGCCCGAGCTCGGCCGGTACACCGAGGGAGCCGGCTGCGTCTACGTGCGCACCCTCGACGACGTCGACCTCGACGTGCTGCGCCGCCTCGTCGCGATCGCCTTCTCCCGGAGCGACGACCCCGCGGGTCCCGCCCGCTGACACCGACGGATCACCCGCCTCGTCCATCCGGCGCGACACCTGTCGTGCGGACGGATGACGCCGGTGGGTCCCCGGGGACGACGACACGGCGCTCGGATCCGGGGATCGTGGAACAGGTCGGATCGCACCCTGCGCTCCGCACCCGAGGAGGATCCGATGTCGATCGCCACCGCTCCCGTCAGCACCGCAGAGGTCGGCCCCGCGCCCGGCCCCTCCGCCGTTCCCGCCGTGCGCATGCCGACCGCCGTCGCGACGACCGTCTCGCAGCACCGTCTCCGCCGGATCGCCACCGCTCCCCTGCGCGGTGCCCTCTCGGTCGTGTTCGTGGCGTCCGTCGTGGCCGGGACCCTCTTCCAGGGAGTCGGCTACCTCAGCAACGTCGGCCTCCGCGCTCTCGACGAGCCGCACTCGCTCTGACTCCGCATCCGCACCCGCACCGACCTGGAAGGCCTCCCATGCTCTCGACCGACTCCGCCCGCCCCGGTTCCGCCCTCGCCCTCCTCGGGTCCGCCGCTCTTCCGTTGACCGTCATCGAGCTCGGTGACAGCGTCGACTTCTACCTCGCCACCGTCGGCCACCGTTCCTGAGTCGGCGGACCCCGCACGGTCGCCCGCTCAGGCGGGATCGTCCTCGATCACGAGCACGCCGATCGTCTCGAGCAGCTCGGTCACGTCCATCGTCACGTCTGCGCGTCGAAGGGCACCGAGATAGTCCCCTCGAGTCGACCACTCGAAGATGCGATCACCAGTGAGCGAGAGAAGAAGGACGTCGGCGTAGAGCCGGGTGATGCGGCCGTTCCCGTCCACGAAGGGATGGATCTTGACCAGGCGATGATGGGCGGTCATCGCGATGGCCTCGGGAGCGATGTCCGCGCTCTCCGCCATCCAAGCGAGATCTCCCATCGTCCCGTAGAGCTGTTCCCGGATATCCTCGGGTGCCGTGCCGATGTTCAGGGCGCGCGTTCGGATGCGACCCGCCCATGTCCAGATCGTTCCGTTCGCGAGTTCGTGGAGCTTCTCGAGAGCCCGAGTCGAGGTGAGGTCGACAGCCGACAGCTCTTCTGCCGCGATCGCGTCGTACAGCTCCGTGCGAAGTTCGCTCAGTGCCTGCGCCTCCGCCTGATAAAGGTCGGCCCGCATCTCGAAGTGGACGCCGGGCAGGAACGCGACCTCGTCGTCGGGCTCGACGGGGGTGTCGCTGTAAGGGCTGTCCTTCGCGAGCGAGTGGGCGTGCGGGTCGATCTCGTCAGCCACGCGGCCAGCGCGCCGAGGAGGAGAGGCTCCTCACCACACGGCTCGTGCCTCCCTGCGGCAGCGACGGCTCCCGCAGAGGACGACGTCCCTCCATCGCCATGCTCGTCATCGTCGACTGCACGACCGTCGCTCTCAGCTTCTGAGCATTGACGATCTTCTTGGGTTTCATCACGCACCGCTTTCCGTCTGGCAAGCGGCGTCCGGACGGATGTCCGATGCCGCACTCCATCATCCCGCTCGTGCCGACTCCGCGCGCGGGTCCCACCGATCTCCCGGCCCGTCTCGGCCTGATCTCGCACCTCCTGCGGGCGCGGCGCCTCGGTCAGTCCCCGCCGCCTCCACCTCCGCCGTCGCCTCCGCCCGAGTCCGACGAGCCCGACGACCCGCCGTCGTCCCCTCCGCCGCCCTCCCCCCGGTCGTCCGAACGGCCATCCGCAGCGGCGGCCCCACCGCCACCCCCGTCACTCGCCCCGCCGCCGGGTCCGCCGCGACCCGAGCCGTTCAGCATCCCCCGCTTCTGCACCAGCAGCACGACGACAGACGCCAGCACGCCGAGTCCGCCGACCAGGGCCACGGCGATCGAGATCGCTCTCTCGTCCACGGGAACTCCTTCTCCGGGCACGCATCGGCCGTGCACCGCGGCCAGCCTAGGCACGTGCGTCCGGGCGCGGCCTCCGTCCCGCGGAGGAAGCCGGCCGCGTCGAGCCCTCGCGCTACGGTGTGCGGATGACGACCGAGAGACAGCCGACGATCCGCGACGTCGCGGTGCGGGCGGGCGTCTCCTACCAGACGGTCTCGCGCGTGCTGAACGACAGCCCGCAGCTGCGGCCGCGCACCCGGGAGCGCGTGCTCGCGGCGATCAGCGACCTCGGCTTCCGGCCGAGCGCGGCGGCGCGGGCGCTCGCGACGAGTCGCAGCGGACTGATCGGGATCCTCGCCGCCGAGAGCCACAGCTTCTACGGCACCGCGACCGCGATGGCCGCGATCGAGCAGGCGGCGCGCGACGCCGGCTACCGGGTGCCCGTGGTCAACGTCGCCTCCCCCGACGCGGAGTCGCTCGCCGACGGGCTGGAGCACCTCCAGCGCGAGTCCGTCGAGGCGATCGTGGTGCTCGCCCCGCAGGAGCGGGCGCTCGAGGCCATCGAGAGCCTCTCGATCGGAGTGCCGTTCGTCACGCTCGGCGCGGCCGGACGGGGAGCGGATCCGCGACTCCTGGTCGATCAGGCCGCCGGCGGGCGGCTGGCCACCGAGCACCTGCTCGCCCTCGGGCACCGGCGGATCGCGCACGTCGCGGGTCCGCAGCACTGGGTCGAGGCCCACGCGCGGCTCGAGGGATTCACGACGAGGCTGGCCGAGGACGCCCTCGAGCCCGCCCGCGTGATCGAGGGCGACTGGAGCGCCGAATCCGGCTACCGCGCGGGGCTCCGGCTGGTCGACGAGGTCGCGGACCTCGACGCCGTCTTCGCGGGGAACGACCAGATGGCGCTCGGACTCCTGCACGCGTGCGCCGATCGGGGTGTGCGGGTGCCGGACGACCTGAGCGTCGTCGGCTTCGACGACGTCCCGGAGGCGGCCCACTACCTGCCGCCGCTCACGACGATCCGCCAGGACTTCGCCGAGGTCGGCCGTCGCACCATCGGCGTCGTCCTGGCCGAGCTGCGCGGCGAGACCGCGGCGGTCGACCTGCCCGTCGCCCCGCAGCTGGTCGAGCGGGCGTCGACGGCCCACTCGGACCGCTGAGCAGCAGAACCTCGGCTGGGAGTGGGACTCAGCCACGATGGTCGCTGAGGCACCCTCGCAGCCGAGGTTCTGCACGCAGCCGCCTCGTTGCCAACCGCGCAGTGCGTCGCCTACTCTGACTCCTGGCTTTGTGAACGGTCACATCGCCCGAGCGAGGAGCACGATGGACCAGCGACGGCCCCCTTCCACCCCCGGTGGAGACGCGATCACGAGCGGCGCGACCGCCCTCGGGATCGAACTCGGATCCACCCGCATCAAGGCGTGTCTCGTCGACGCCGCCGACCCGTCGGTCGTGCTGGCGACGGGCAGCCACGAGTGGGAGAACCGGTTCGTCGACCGGCGCTGGACCTACTCCCTCGAGGACGTCTGGTCGGGCCTGCAGGCGGCGTTCGCCGACCTCGTCGCCGACGCGCAGCAGCGCCACGGCGTCGCTCCCACCACGTTCGGGGCGCTCGGCGTCTCGGCGATGATGCACGGCTACCTCCCCTTCGACGCGAGCGGCGAGCTGCTCGCGCCGTTCCGCACCTGGCGCAACACCAGCACGGGTCCGGCCTCGGAGCAGCTCACCGAGCTCTTCGGCGCCAACATCCCGCTGCGCTGGTCGCTCGCGCACTTCCACCAGGCCGTCCTCGATGACGAGCCGCACGTGGCCGACGTCGACTTCCTCACGACCCTCGCCGGGTACGTGCACTGGAAGCTGACGGGCCGCAAGGTCCTCGGAGTCGGCGACGCGTCGGGCATGGTCCCAACCGACCCGGCGACCACCGATTACGACGCCTCCGTGCTCGAGGCGTACGACGGCCTCGTGGCCGGTCGCGGCCTGCCCGCGCTGCGCGACCTGCTGCCCGAGGTGCTCCCCGCGGGCGCCGAGGCCGGCGAGCTCACCGCCGAGGGTGCGCTGCTGCTCGACCCCACCGGCGCGCTGCAGGCCGGCGTGCCGTTCTGCCCGCCCGAGGGCGACGCCGGCACCGGCATGGTGGCCACCAACTCCGTCGCCCCGCGCACGGGCAACGTCAGCGCGGGCACGAGCATCTTCGCGATGGTCGTCCTGGAGCGGCCGCTCGCGAGCGTCCACCACGAGCTCGACCTGGTCGCGACTCCGGCCGGCGACCTCGTGGCGATGGTGCACTGCAACAACGGAGCGAGCGAGCTCGCGACGTGGGTCGGCCTGTTCTCGCAGTTCGCCGCGGCGCAGGGCCTCCCGGCCGACAGCGACGCCGTCTACGGCACGCTGTTCCGCGCGGCGCTCGAGGGCGACGCCGATGCCGGCGGACTCCTCGCCTACAACCACCTCGCCGGTGAGCCGATCGCGGGCCTGGTGGAGGGCCGTCCGCTCGTCGTCCGCACCCCGGACTCGCGCCTGACGCTGCCCAACTTCATCCGCGCTCAGCTCTACGGCGTCTTCGGCACCCTCGCACTCGGCATGCGCGTGCTCGCCGAGGAGGGCGTCGAGCTCGACGCGATGTACGCCCACGGCGGCATGTTCCGCACGGCCGGAGTCGCGCAGCGCTTCCTCGCCGGAGCGCTCGACGCGCCCGTGGCCGTCGCCGAGACCGCGTCCGAGGGCGGACCCTGGGGCATCGCGGTGCTCGCCGCGTTCCGCCGCGACGGCGGGGGCGACCTCAGCGCGTACCTGACCGACCGGGTGTTCAGCGGCTACTCCTTCGACAGCGTCGCCCCCGACGCCGCCGACGTGGCCGGATTCGCCTCCTACCTCGAGCGCTACCGCGCCGGCCTCGCCGTCGAGCGCACCGCCGTCGAGACCCTCACCGACACCCGACCCACCGCACAGGGAGAGACCGCATGACCTTCGATCCGGCCATCGAGGAGGCGATCGCGCGCGTCCGCGAGGACGTCGCCCGCCTGCACTCCGAGCTCGTCCGCTACGGCCTCGTCATCTGGACGGGCGGCAACATCTCGGGCCGCGTGCCCGGCGCCGACCTCTTCGTGATCAAGCCCAGCGGAGTCTCGTACGACGACCTCTCCCCCGAGAACATGATCCTGTGCGACCTCGACGGCGTCGTCGTCCCGGGCACGCCCGGCAGCGACCGCAGCCCGTCCAGCGACACCGCGGCGCACGCCTACGTGTACCGCGAGATGCCCGAGGTCGGCGGAGTCGTGCACACGCACTCCACCTACGCCACGGCCTGGGCCGCGCGCGCCGAGCCGATCCCCTGCGTGATCACCGCGATGGCGGACGAATTCGGCGGCGAGATCCCGATCGGCCCGTTCGCGATCATCGGCGACGACTCCATCGGCCGCGGCATCGTCGCGACCCTGACCGGGCACCGCTCGCGCGCGGTCCTGATGCAGAACCACGGAGTCTTCACCATCGGCAAGGACGCGAAGGACGCCGTGAAGGCGGCCGTCATGGCCGAGGACGTCGCCCGCACCGTGCACCTCGCGCGTCAGGGCGGCGAGCTCGTCCCCATCCCGCAGGAGTCGATCGACGCCCTGTTCGACCGCTACCAGAACGTCTACGGACAGAACCCCACCGGAGCCATCGCATGAGCGTGTACCAGAGCATCATCCCCGACCTCGCCACCCGCACCGTCTGGT encodes the following:
- a CDS encoding L-ribulose-5-phosphate 4-epimerase, whose amino-acid sequence is MTFDPAIEEAIARVREDVARLHSELVRYGLVIWTGGNISGRVPGADLFVIKPSGVSYDDLSPENMILCDLDGVVVPGTPGSDRSPSSDTAAHAYVYREMPEVGGVVHTHSTYATAWAARAEPIPCVITAMADEFGGEIPIGPFAIIGDDSIGRGIVATLTGHRSRAVLMQNHGVFTIGKDAKDAVKAAVMAEDVARTVHLARQGGELVPIPQESIDALFDRYQNVYGQNPTGAIA
- a CDS encoding xylulokinase, giving the protein MDQRRPPSTPGGDAITSGATALGIELGSTRIKACLVDAADPSVVLATGSHEWENRFVDRRWTYSLEDVWSGLQAAFADLVADAQQRHGVAPTTFGALGVSAMMHGYLPFDASGELLAPFRTWRNTSTGPASEQLTELFGANIPLRWSLAHFHQAVLDDEPHVADVDFLTTLAGYVHWKLTGRKVLGVGDASGMVPTDPATTDYDASVLEAYDGLVAGRGLPALRDLLPEVLPAGAEAGELTAEGALLLDPTGALQAGVPFCPPEGDAGTGMVATNSVAPRTGNVSAGTSIFAMVVLERPLASVHHELDLVATPAGDLVAMVHCNNGASELATWVGLFSQFAAAQGLPADSDAVYGTLFRAALEGDADAGGLLAYNHLAGEPIAGLVEGRPLVVRTPDSRLTLPNFIRAQLYGVFGTLALGMRVLAEEGVELDAMYAHGGMFRTAGVAQRFLAGALDAPVAVAETASEGGPWGIAVLAAFRRDGGGDLSAYLTDRVFSGYSFDSVAPDAADVAGFASYLERYRAGLAVERTAVETLTDTRPTAQGETA